A genomic stretch from Pararhizobium sp. IMCC21322 includes:
- a CDS encoding aldo/keto reductase, with translation MSYSDKQTRTLTNRTIAGLGDVPALGLGCWAIGGPFHVPGEAGQADTPLGYGRVDDAESMRAIHAGLDHGIRLFDTANVYGAGHSERILGQALKDRPDVLIATKLGVLFDESSQQVLGEITDASEVEPAIDASLTRLQRDRLDLVQLHLNDANISLAADIFETLQSCRQRGKIRSFGWSTDFSKAVTELLQKAPSLRDGFSCVQHAMNLFRDAEAMLDVVADNELISLIRSPLAMGLLTGKFSSTTRLADNDVRSNNLDWMAYFKDGAVVPEFLETFNSVRDCLTIDGRSLTQGAIGWIWGRSDRTIPLPGFRSAKQVEDSAGALQFGALPEAAMREIDVLLGDKFKQTFAQAS, from the coding sequence ATGAGCTATTCAGATAAACAAACCCGCACACTAACCAACCGCACTATTGCCGGTTTGGGCGATGTACCTGCCCTTGGCCTTGGCTGTTGGGCTATTGGCGGCCCCTTTCATGTGCCTGGTGAGGCAGGGCAAGCGGATACTCCGCTTGGATATGGCAGAGTTGATGATGCTGAATCCATGCGCGCCATTCATGCAGGTCTGGACCATGGTATACGTCTGTTTGACACAGCCAATGTGTATGGCGCAGGACATTCAGAGCGGATTTTGGGTCAAGCGCTGAAGGACAGACCGGATGTTCTGATCGCCACAAAGCTCGGCGTGTTGTTCGACGAAAGCAGTCAACAAGTGCTTGGTGAAATCACAGATGCTTCGGAAGTTGAGCCCGCAATTGATGCTTCTCTGACGCGACTGCAGCGAGACCGGCTTGATCTGGTGCAACTCCATCTCAATGATGCGAATATCTCACTGGCAGCGGATATTTTTGAGACTTTGCAATCCTGTCGCCAGAGAGGGAAAATACGGTCATTCGGCTGGAGTACAGATTTCTCCAAAGCAGTGACCGAGCTATTACAAAAGGCGCCAAGTTTGCGGGACGGTTTCAGCTGTGTCCAACACGCCATGAACCTGTTTCGCGATGCAGAAGCCATGCTTGATGTGGTGGCTGATAACGAGCTGATATCGCTTATTCGCTCCCCGCTTGCCATGGGTCTGCTGACCGGCAAGTTTTCGTCTACAACCCGTTTGGCTGATAATGATGTGCGCAGCAATAATCTGGACTGGATGGCCTACTTCAAAGATGGTGCCGTGGTGCCTGAATTTCTGGAGACGTTCAACTCAGTGCGCGATTGTCTGACAATTGACGGACGCAGTCTGACACAGGGTGCCATTGGATGGATCTGGGGCCGCAGTGACCGTACAATTCCGCTTCCCGGTTTTCGCTCAGCCAAGCAGGTAGAAGACAGCGCAGGCGCCTTGCAGTTCGGAGCGCTCCCGGAGGCCGCAATGCGAGAGATTGACGTGTTGCTGGGGGATAAATTCAAGCAGACCTTTGCACAGGCGAGCTAG
- a CDS encoding OmpA family protein, with amino-acid sequence MERSRSTTKIFKNAGIAFVLGASLFGTPSFAQQEGLARETLEQLVSVPPGKLSDSDLALRIQLNRRLLNDNVSEVGGIKLRNLLRADRQEMRKRGKAEDTQQEAAAETPAEEPQAAEEEPAAEQQNDRQRRRAERRAAREQAAQDQAAQDAAAEEERKQQEAAAARAAADKAAAAQAASDKAAADRAAAEQAAAEAEAKRAAEQQQSDQRPRPNRNARQSLQDDRASADLNVAELRDRIADTEEILKNDDIRRALKRSLNDRVKADRAALESKLANRQERRDDRQAERTENRQERRAERREERQAERRAARQDERQENRQDRRADNQVARQLLEDQRPASQLGLPELRDRVQRTRDALQAENMGDNLNQRLLARLSEDRDALRNRVAERKGRSRDRQVREQVLENREARNELLSDQRPSSRLDDSQLDRRIEQTGSLLENGRLRPAVRANLELMLRSDRAEKRERLLQAREDRRRNLRREARQPRDFTIELGQSGIRFNLDIVAAEEDNETIQQQLLAPPRREIRQQYSLNEFRQRPELRDIMPGIELDTIRFGTNEAFIRAEEISNLDAIGEIIEEVVYSQPGEVFLIEGHTDAVGSDAYNYGLSEERALAVKEALLDYFNIPAESLVAIGYGERYLRIPTPLAEQENRRVSVRRITPLLSSN; translated from the coding sequence ATGGAACGTTCCAGATCAACGACCAAAATATTCAAAAATGCTGGCATAGCATTTGTGCTTGGCGCAAGCCTGTTTGGAACCCCCTCATTTGCCCAACAAGAAGGGTTGGCCCGGGAAACCCTGGAGCAGCTTGTCTCAGTACCGCCGGGTAAGTTGAGTGATTCAGACCTTGCCTTACGGATTCAGTTGAACAGACGTTTGCTGAATGACAATGTTTCTGAAGTTGGCGGCATCAAGCTTCGGAACCTGCTGCGTGCTGACCGTCAGGAAATGCGCAAGCGTGGCAAAGCGGAAGACACACAACAGGAAGCTGCCGCAGAAACCCCGGCCGAAGAGCCTCAAGCCGCTGAAGAAGAGCCAGCAGCAGAGCAGCAAAACGACCGTCAACGCAGACGCGCTGAACGCCGTGCTGCGAGAGAACAAGCAGCTCAGGACCAAGCAGCACAGGACGCTGCCGCAGAAGAGGAACGCAAACAACAGGAAGCAGCTGCTGCAAGAGCTGCCGCTGACAAAGCTGCAGCCGCACAGGCAGCTTCTGACAAGGCTGCTGCAGACCGCGCAGCAGCGGAACAGGCAGCTGCTGAAGCTGAAGCAAAGCGTGCCGCCGAACAACAACAATCTGATCAGCGACCACGTCCAAACCGCAATGCACGCCAGTCTCTTCAGGATGACCGAGCCTCTGCGGATCTGAATGTTGCTGAATTGCGCGATCGCATCGCCGATACAGAAGAAATTCTGAAAAACGATGACATTCGGCGCGCCCTTAAGCGTTCGCTGAATGATCGTGTTAAGGCAGATCGTGCGGCTTTGGAAAGCAAACTTGCAAACCGACAAGAGCGGCGCGACGACAGACAGGCCGAACGCACCGAAAACCGTCAGGAACGCAGAGCCGAGCGTCGGGAAGAACGTCAGGCGGAGCGTCGGGCAGCGCGTCAAGATGAACGTCAGGAAAACAGGCAAGATCGCCGGGCCGACAATCAAGTGGCCCGTCAGTTGCTGGAAGATCAACGTCCTGCTTCGCAACTTGGTCTGCCAGAGCTGCGTGACCGGGTGCAAAGAACCCGTGATGCCTTGCAGGCTGAAAACATGGGCGATAACCTGAATCAGCGGCTTTTGGCACGTCTGTCTGAGGACCGGGATGCTTTGCGCAACCGCGTCGCAGAACGAAAAGGCCGTTCCAGAGACCGCCAGGTCCGCGAGCAAGTTCTGGAAAACCGGGAAGCACGCAATGAGTTGCTGTCCGATCAGCGGCCGTCCAGTCGGCTGGATGATAGCCAGTTGGATCGCCGCATTGAACAGACCGGTTCCCTGTTGGAGAACGGACGGCTCCGTCCTGCTGTAAGAGCCAACCTTGAACTGATGCTGCGGAGTGACCGCGCCGAGAAACGTGAACGCCTGCTACAGGCACGCGAAGACCGTCGTCGTAACTTGCGCCGCGAGGCCCGCCAGCCACGTGATTTCACAATCGAGTTGGGCCAGTCCGGTATTCGCTTCAATCTGGATATCGTTGCTGCAGAGGAAGACAATGAAACCATCCAGCAGCAACTTCTGGCACCGCCACGCCGGGAAATCAGACAGCAATATTCGCTGAATGAATTCCGCCAACGGCCGGAACTGCGTGACATCATGCCGGGCATAGAACTGGATACAATCCGGTTTGGCACAAACGAAGCTTTCATCCGTGCAGAAGAGATTTCCAATCTTGATGCCATTGGTGAGATCATTGAAGAAGTCGTCTACTCGCAACCGGGTGAGGTGTTTCTGATTGAAGGACATACTGATGCTGTCGGCTCCGATGCCTACAATTATGGCTTGTCAGAAGAACGTGCTTTGGCGGTGAAGGAAGCTCTGCTGGATTACTTCAACATTCCAGCCGAGAGTCTGGTGGCGATTGGGTATGGAGAGCGTTACTTGCGCATTCCGACCCCCTTGGCAGAGCAGGAGAACCGTCGCGTCAGTGTGCGCCGGATTACACCATTGCTCTCAAGCAACTAG